A section of the Methanoregula formicica SMSP genome encodes:
- a CDS encoding class I adenylate-forming enzyme family protein — translation MSNVTTLLDAKSVPEAKAALICPSRNETYSYKMLRDEMNRVGAGLRSLGIRKSDRVCIYLDSSPEYLISYFAIWRIGAVAVPTNIVYRGEELLHVLNDAGAIAVITDRQDAPVIAGIRKNAPNLVHVICIGGACDGTVAWESFPPAPANMRAENCSTEDICHIQYTAGTTGRPKGAMLTHGNWMTALDTERDALRLRPVDTYLGIYPMGHVGLSWGLSVIRAGGTYVMMERFDLERYLSLASLYEVTILAGMPPVIHSLVHAAPGTEERLRHARVMISGGGGLLPSVWEAFDKRYHIPVANSYGLSETIVIGSGTTTLPEYPHLTKNFTSVGVAVGYTEIKIVDTGDPEKELPHGESGEIALRGPAVAKGYWNLPDATRDVFRPDGWFLTGDIGNLDADGILCITDRKKDMIIMSGWKIYPTEVENVIVRHPAVADVAVFGVPDERKGEFAVAAVVLRPGMSLGQAEFDVFCRERVAGYKVPRKLLIVESLPRVHGWKLLRRDLRQKFGGSGV, via the coding sequence ATGTCCAATGTTACCACTCTCCTGGATGCAAAGAGCGTTCCCGAAGCCAAGGCTGCACTCATCTGCCCGTCGCGGAACGAGACGTACAGCTACAAGATGTTACGGGACGAGATGAACCGGGTCGGCGCAGGCCTCCGCTCGCTCGGGATCAGGAAAAGCGACCGGGTCTGCATCTACCTTGACAGTTCCCCCGAATACCTGATCAGCTACTTTGCGATCTGGAGGATTGGTGCTGTTGCAGTACCGACTAATATCGTTTATCGCGGGGAAGAGCTCCTGCATGTCCTGAATGATGCCGGTGCAATCGCGGTCATCACGGACCGGCAGGATGCCCCGGTCATTGCCGGGATACGGAAGAACGCACCCAACCTTGTCCATGTCATCTGTATCGGGGGAGCCTGCGATGGCACGGTTGCCTGGGAGTCATTCCCCCCCGCCCCCGCGAACATGCGGGCCGAGAACTGCTCGACAGAGGATATCTGCCATATCCAGTACACAGCCGGGACAACCGGAAGGCCGAAAGGTGCGATGCTCACGCATGGCAACTGGATGACTGCACTCGATACGGAACGGGACGCGCTCCGGCTCCGCCCGGTTGATACCTACCTTGGCATCTATCCCATGGGGCATGTCGGGCTCTCGTGGGGTCTTTCGGTGATACGGGCCGGCGGCACCTATGTCATGATGGAGCGGTTCGATCTCGAACGGTATCTCTCTCTTGCGTCATTGTACGAGGTGACGATTCTTGCCGGCATGCCCCCGGTCATCCATTCGCTCGTCCATGCAGCGCCCGGGACCGAGGAGCGGCTCCGCCATGCCCGCGTGATGATCTCAGGGGGCGGGGGGCTCCTCCCCTCTGTCTGGGAAGCATTTGACAAGCGCTACCATATCCCGGTTGCAAACTCCTACGGGCTCTCCGAGACGATTGTCATCGGTTCCGGGACAACAACGCTGCCCGAGTATCCCCACCTTACCAAGAATTTTACGAGTGTCGGCGTCGCGGTCGGGTACACGGAGATCAAGATCGTGGATACGGGTGATCCGGAGAAAGAACTGCCGCACGGCGAGAGCGGGGAGATCGCCCTTCGCGGGCCTGCCGTTGCGAAGGGGTACTGGAACCTGCCCGATGCTACAAGGGATGTGTTCCGGCCGGACGGCTGGTTCCTGACCGGCGACATCGGAAACCTGGACGCAGACGGGATCCTCTGCATCACCGACCGGAAAAAGGACATGATCATCATGTCGGGCTGGAAGATTTACCCGACTGAGGTAGAGAACGTGATCGTCCGTCACCCGGCCGTTGCGGATGTCGCGGTCTTCGGTGTACCGGATGAACGGAAAGGGGAGTTTGCGGTTGCAGCAGTTGTTCTCCGGCCCGGGATGAGCCTGGGCCAGGCAGAGTTCGATGTCTTTTGCCGGGAACGCGTGGCAGGGTACAAGGTCCCGCGGAAACTGCTGATCGTTGAATCGCTCCCGCGGGTCCACGGCTGGAAACTCCTGAGGAGGGACCTCCGGCAAAAGTTCGGCGGATCGGGCGTATAA
- a CDS encoding sulfite exporter TauE/SafE family protein: MDPLFQYACLTVTGIIAGTESGLFGVGGGSLMTPVQFWLYSAGGMDATLATRIAFGTSLAVIIPTMISGALAHQKHGVVDWRAAVPMGCAAVFGGLLGGTLAAHLPGLLLRVFFAIFLLIMAVRMVWHIRDCTVCEPHGTTGQYLLIGFFIGILSGLTGLGGGALLVPILVIMLRYPIHRAVGTSSACLIFSSAGAMIAYMVNGIGVSGLPPYSIGYVDLVAFAVLAATTIPFARVGVRFAHACSGRNLQILFAGLLVLIGVAMLVSG; encoded by the coding sequence ATGGATCCCCTCTTCCAGTATGCCTGCCTCACGGTAACAGGAATTATCGCCGGAACGGAGTCGGGGCTCTTTGGTGTCGGGGGTGGGTCCCTGATGACACCGGTCCAGTTCTGGCTCTATTCTGCCGGCGGCATGGACGCCACGCTTGCAACACGGATCGCCTTTGGCACCTCGCTTGCCGTGATCATCCCCACCATGATCAGTGGCGCGCTCGCCCACCAGAAACACGGGGTGGTGGACTGGCGGGCGGCCGTGCCAATGGGCTGTGCCGCGGTCTTCGGGGGCCTTCTTGGGGGAACGCTTGCAGCTCACCTGCCGGGCCTTCTGCTCCGGGTTTTCTTTGCCATCTTCCTTCTGATCATGGCAGTCCGGATGGTCTGGCATATCCGCGACTGCACGGTCTGCGAGCCCCATGGGACCACCGGCCAGTATCTCCTGATCGGGTTTTTCATCGGCATCCTCTCGGGACTGACGGGACTTGGGGGAGGGGCCCTTCTGGTACCGATCCTTGTCATCATGCTCAGGTACCCGATTCACCGGGCGGTAGGGACCTCCTCGGCCTGCCTCATCTTCTCTTCCGCAGGGGCCATGATTGCGTACATGGTCAACGGGATCGGTGTGAGCGGACTGCCGCCGTACTCGATCGGGTACGTTGACCTTGTCGCGTTCGCAGTCCTTGCCGCAACAACCATCCCGTTCGCCCGGGTCGGTGTCCGGTTTGCGCACGCGTGTTCCGGCAGGAACCTGCAGATCCTCTTTGCCGGGCTGCTTGTCCTGATCGGTGTGGCGATGCTCGTGAGCGGGTAA
- a CDS encoding cysteine hydrolase family protein has protein sequence MGKPALLIIDMQNDFVCEDSPYRVAGATAVVPKIQAVLAEFRKRNLPVFHILRIHRPDGSDVEIIRQEKFKKVPFAVAGTHGAAIIDELVPREGEYILTKTRMSAFIGTELDLILRTLGITSVVVTGIQTPNCIRTTVFDAIAYNYPAIIVDDAVGAATEEIHRANLRDMENIGVRVVKSTDIPELIG, from the coding sequence ATGGGAAAACCGGCCCTCTTGATCATCGATATGCAGAACGATTTCGTTTGTGAGGACAGCCCGTACCGGGTTGCGGGGGCGACAGCCGTTGTCCCGAAGATCCAGGCAGTTCTTGCAGAATTCCGGAAAAGGAACCTTCCCGTCTTTCATATCCTCCGTATCCATCGCCCGGACGGCTCCGATGTGGAGATCATCCGGCAGGAGAAATTTAAAAAGGTGCCCTTTGCGGTTGCCGGCACACATGGAGCAGCAATCATCGATGAACTGGTACCGCGGGAAGGAGAGTACATTCTCACAAAGACACGGATGAGTGCGTTCATCGGCACGGAGCTTGACCTGATACTTCGGACGCTCGGCATCACGAGTGTCGTTGTCACCGGGATCCAGACGCCAAACTGCATACGGACAACGGTCTTCGACGCGATCGCATACAATTACCCGGCCATAATAGTCGATGATGCGGTGGGTGCGGCGACAGAAGAGATCCACCGGGCCAACTTGCGTGACATGGAGAATATCGGCGTCCGTGTTGTCAAAAGTACCGACATACCAGAGCTGATTGGCTGA